In Lates calcarifer isolate ASB-BC8 linkage group LG21, TLL_Latcal_v3, whole genome shotgun sequence, a single window of DNA contains:
- the LOC108899783 gene encoding extracellular calcium-sensing receptor-like gives MWIFLVTNLLLLMFVCYYFSSAVSSPLYSSSCRLQREFHLNGMHEAGDVVLGGLFRMHFFSTYPDLSFTSEPQQPTCYGFDVTGFRQAKTMAFAIDEINRNSNLLPNVTLGYSLYDNCVQLEIAFHASLSLVSGQEEQVVLRETCVGNPPVLGIVGDSSSTRSIAISTALGLYRVPMVSYFATCSCLSDRQKFPSFFRTIPSDAFQVRAMIQILKHFGWTWTGLLISDNDYGFHAARIFQSDLGPSGGGCLAYTEILPKGDNPAELKRIVDMMKKSTARVVIVFAQERNMIDLMEEVVRQNVTGLQWIASEAWTETTVFQTPRLMPYLGGTLGIAIRRGEIPGLRDFLLQTHPDLHHNNSYGDSMVNQFWEYTFQCRFAPPPAGWVEAGGALCTGQEDLENVETEALDISNLRPEYNVYKAVYALAYALDDMLRCEPGRGPFSGHSCGNLHKLEPWQIVYYLEKVNFTTSFGDQVLFDENGDVLPIYDILNWQWLPDGRTKVQTVGDVKKSAFKGEELTLDEDKIFWNFESKEPPWSVCSESCPPGTRMARKKGEPECCFDCIPCSEGKISNKTDSTECTSCPEDFWSSPQRDHCVPKKTEFLSYHDPLGIFLTATSLLGTFICAVVLGIFIYHRRTPIVRANNSELSFQLLLSLKLCFLCSLLFIGRPKPWTCQLRHAAFGISFVLCVSCILVKTMVVLAVFKASKPGGEASLKWFGVLQQRGTVLVLTSVQAVICTAWLLSASPMPHKNTKYHNDKIVYECVVGSTIGFAVLLGYIGLLAILSFLLAFLARNLPDSFNEAKLITFSMLIFCAVWVAFVPAYISSPGKYADAVEVFAILASSFGLLVALFGPKCYIILLRPERNTKKAIMGRDAVS, from the exons ATGTGGATATTTTTAGTTACCAACTTGCTCTTGCTCATGTTCGTATGTTActacttttcctctgctgtgtcctcCCCTCTGtattcctcctcctgcaggttaCAGCGAGAGTTTCACCTAAATGGGATGCACGAGGCTGGAGATGTGGTTCTAGGTGGACTTTTTAGAATGCACTTTTTTTCTACTTATCCTGATCTGTCTTTTACTTCAGAGCCACAACAGCCTACCTGCTATGG TTTTGATGTTACAGGATTCAGACAGGCCAAGACCATGGCCTTTGCTATTGATGAGATCAACAGAAACTCCAACCTGCTTCCTAATGTGACTCTGGGATACAGTCTGTATGATAACTGCGTCCAACTAGAAATTGCATTCCATGCATCGTTGTCATTAGTCAGTGGTCAAGAGGAGCAAGTTGTATTACGTGAGACCTGTGTAGGAAACCCTCCAGTCCTAGGTATTGTGGGTGATTCTTCCTCTACACGCTCTATTGCCATCTCCACTGCCTTAGGTTTGTACAGAGTACCTATG gTGAGTTATTTTGCCACATGTTCCTGCCTGAGTGACCGTCAAAAGTTTCCATCCTTCTTTAGGACGATCCCAAGTGATGCTTTCCAG GTGCGTGCTATGATTCAGATTCTAAAACACTTTGGCTGGACTTGGACAGGTCTGCTGATCAGTGATAATGATTATGGATTCCATGCTGCCCGAATCTTCCAATCTGACCTTGGTCCATCTGGGGGAGGTTGTCTGGCCTACACAGAGATTTTGCCCAAGGGTGACAACCCAGCTGAACTGAAGAGAATTGTGGATATGATGAAGAAATCCACAGCTCGCGTAGTCATTGTGTTTGCACAGGAGAGAAACATGATTGACCTCATGGAAGAG GTGGTGAGGCAGAATGTGACAGGCCTGCAGTGGATAGCCAGTGAAGCCTGGACAGAAACTACTGTGTTCCAGACCCCCCGCCTCATGCCGTACCTGGGTGGAACACTGGGCATTGCCATCCGTCGAGGAGAAATACCAGGGCTCAGAGACTTCCTGCTACAAACACACCCTGAcctacaccacaacaacagctatgGAGATAGCATG gtaaatcagttttgggaatacacatttcagtgtagatttgcaccacctccagcaggttgggTGGAAGCTGGGGGAGCATTATGCACTGGACAGGAAGATCTAGAGAATGTGGAGACTGAGGCCTTGGACATTTCAAACCTCAGGCCAGAGTATAATGTGTACAAGGCTGTGTATGCTCTGGCATATGCCCTTGATGACATGCTGCGCTGTgagccagggagagggcctttcagtGGGCACAGCTGTGGTAATTTACACAAACTGGAGCCATGGCAG ATTGTGTACTACTTGGAAAAGGTCAACTTCACCACATCATTTGGTGATCAAGTGTTGTTTGATGAGAATGGTGATGTCTTACCAATCTATGATATCTTGAACTGGCAGTGGCTTCCTGATGGAAGAACTAAAGTTCAGACTGTGGGTGATGTTAAGAAGTCAGCCTTCAAAGGAGAAGAACTCACacttgatgaagacaaaatcttCTGGAACTTTGAATCCAAAGAG CCGCCCTGGTCggtgtgcagtgagagctgtcctccaggtacccGCATGGCCAGAAAGAAGGGAGaacctgagtgttgttttgactgcatccCTTGTTCTGAGGGAAAGATCAGCAATAAGACTG actCCACGGAGTGCACCAGTTGTCCAGAGGATTTCTGGTCCAGTCCCCAGCGTGATCACTGTGTTCCTAAGAAAACAGAGTTCCTCTCTTATCATGATCCTCTGGGTATCTTCTTGACAGCCACCTCACTGCTGGgcacatttatctgtgctgttgtcCTGGGCATCTTCATCTATCATCGCAGAACACCTATAGTTCGTGCCAACAATTCAGAACTGAGTTTCCAGCTATTGCTGTCACTTAAGTTATGTTTCCTatgttcactgctgtttattgGCCGTCCCAAACCATGGACATGCCAGTtgagacatgcagcatttgggatcagctttgtgctttgtgtctcatgtatcctggtgaaaaccatggtggttctTGCTGTGTTCAAGGCCTCCAAGCCAGGAGGTGAAGCCAGTCTGAAATGGTTTGGTGTCttacagcagagagggacagttcTGGTTCTTACTTCTGTTCAAGCAGTAATCTGTACTGCTTGGCTTTTGTCTGCTTCACCAATGCCccataaaaacaccaaatacCACAATGACAAgatagtttatgagtgtgtagtTGGGTCCACAAttggttttgcagtgttactTGGTTATATTGGTTTACTGGCtatcctcagtttcctgttagcattccTTGCAAGGAATCTTCCAGACAGTTTCAATGAAGCCAAACTTATAactttcagcatgctgatcttctgtgctgtgtgggtggcaTTTGTCCCTGCTTATATCAGCTCACCaggcaaatatgcagatgcagtggaggtaTTTGCCATCCTGGCTTCCAGTTTTGGCCTTTTGGTGGCACTGTTTGGACCGAAGTGTTACATAATCCtactgagaccagagagaaacacgAAGAAAGCTATCATGGGTAGAGACGCTGTGTCATAA
- the LOC108899784 gene encoding LOW QUALITY PROTEIN: extracellular calcium-sensing receptor-like (The sequence of the model RefSeq protein was modified relative to this genomic sequence to represent the inferred CDS: deleted 1 base in 1 codon) produces the protein MWTLLDTNLFFLLYSYFSSTVSSPLYSSSCQLQGQFHLNGIHKTGDVVLGGLFRIHFFSTYPDLSFTSEPQQPTCYGFDILGFRQAQTMAFAIDEINRNSNLLPNVTLGYSLYDNCVQLGIGFRAALSLVSGQEKQVILHENCVGTPPVLGIVGDSSSTRSVAISTVLGLYRVPMVSYFATCSCLSDRQKFPSFFRTIPSDAFQVRAIIQILKHFGWTWAGLVISDGDYGLHAARIFQSDLGPSGGGCLAYTETLPRGKNTAEIKRIVDVVKKSTARVVILFAHESHTIDFMEEVVRQNVTGLQWIASEAWISAIVFQTPRLMPYLGGTLGIAIHRGEMPELRNFLLQIRPDLHHNNSYGNNMVNQFWEHTFQCRFAPPPAGWVEAGGTLCTGQEYLESVETEFLDVSNLRPEYNVYKAVYSLAYALDDMLHCEPGRGPFSGNSCGNLQRLEPWQLVYYLDKVNFTTSFRDQVSFDENGDVLPIYDIMNWQWLPDGRTKLQTVGEVKKSAFKGEELTLDEDKIFWNFESKKPPRSVCSESCPPGTRMARKKGQPECCFDCIPCSEGMISNKTDSMECTSCLDNFWSSPQRDHCVPKTTEFLSFHEPLGICLTATSLLGTFICAVVLGIFIYHRRTPIVRANNSELSFQLLLSLKLCFLCSLLFIGRPRLWTCQLRHAAFGISFVLCVSCILVKTMVVVAVFKASKPGGEASLKWFGAVQQRGTVVVLTSVQATVCTVWLLSASPAPHKNTKYHNDKIVYECVVGSTVGFAVLLGYIGLLAILSFLLAFLARNLPDSFNEAKLITFSMLIFCAVWVAFVPAYISSPGKYADAVEVFSILASSFGLLVALFGPKCYIILLRPERNTKKAIMGRGIES, from the exons ATGTGGACATTACTAGACACTAACTTGTTCTTCTTGTTGTATTCCTACTTTTCCTCTACTGTGTCCTCCCCTCTGTATTCCTCCTCCTGCCAGTTACAGGGACAGTTTCATCTAAATGGGATTCACAAGACTGGAGATGTGGTTCTAGGTGGACTTTTTAGAATCCACTTCTTTTCGACTTATCCTGACCTGTCTTTTACCTCAGAGCCACAACAGCCTACCTGCTATGG ttttgatATTCTAGGATTCAGACAGGCCCAGACCATGGCCTTTGCTATTGATGaaatcaacagaaactccaACCTGCTTCCTAATGTGACTCTGGGATACAGTCTGTATGATAACTGTGTCCAGCTAGGGATTGGATTCCGTGCCGCATTGTCATTAGTCAGTGGTCAAGAGAAGCAAGTTATATTACATGAGAACTGTGTAGGAACCCCTCCAGTCCTTGGAATTGTGGGTGATTCTTCCTCTACACGTTCTGTTGCCATATCCACTGTCTTAGGTTTGTACAGAGTGCCTATG GTGAGTTATTTTGCCACATGTTCCTGCCTGAGTGATCGGCAAAAGTTTCCATCCTTCTTTAGGACGATCCCAAGTGATGCTTTCCAG GTGCGAGCAATAATTCAGATTCTAAAACACTTTGGCTGGACTTGGGCAGGTCTGGTGATCAGTGATGGTGATTATGGACTCCATGCTGCCCGAATCTTCCAATCTGACCTGGGTCCCTCTGGTGGAGGTTGTCTGGCCTATACAGAGACTTTACCCAGGGGCAAAAACACAGCCGAAATAAAGAGGATTGTGGACGTGGTGAAGAAATCCACAGCTCGTGTGGTCATATTGTTTGCACATGAGAGTCACACGATTGACTTCATGGAAGAG GTGGTGAGGCAGAATGTGACAGGCCTGCAGTGGATAGCCAGTGAAGCCTGGATATCAGCTATTGTGTTCCAGACCCCCCGCCTCATGCCGTACCTGGGTGGAACACTGGGCATTGCCATCCATCGAGGAGAAATGCCAGAGCTCAGAAACTTCCTGTTACAAATACGTCCTGAcctacaccacaacaacagctatgGAAATAACATG gtaaatcagttttgggaacacacatttcagtgtagatttgcaccacctccagcaggttgggTGGAAGCTGGAGGAACATTATGCACTGGACAGGAATATCTAGAGAGTGTGGAGACTGAGTTCTTGGATGTTTCAAACCTCAGGCCAGAGTATAACGTGTACAAGGCTGTATATTCTCTGGCATATGCCCTTGATGACATGCTGCATTGTgagccagggagagggcctttcagtGGGAACAGCTGTGGTAATTTACAAAGACTGGAGCCATGGCAG CTTGTGTATTACTTGGATAAGGTCAACTTCACCACATCATTTCGTGATCAAGTGTCATTTGATGAGAATGGTGATGTCCTACCAATATATGATATCATGAATTGGCAGTGGCTTCCTGATGGAAGAACTAAACTTCAGACTGTGGGTGAGGTTAAGAAGTCAGCCTTCAAAGGTGAAGAACTCACacttgatgaagacaaaatcttCTGGAACTTTGAATCCAAAAAG CCACCCcggtcagtgtgcagtgagagctgtcctccaggtacccGCATGGCCAGAAAGAAGGGGCaacctgagtgttgttttgactgcatccCTTGTTCTGAGGGAATGATCAGCAATAAGACTG ACTCCATGGAGTGCACCAGTTGTCTAGACAATTTCTGGTCCAGTCCCCAGCGTGACCACTGTGTTCCTAAGACAACAGAGTTCCTCTCCTTCCATGAGCCTCTGGGTATCTGCTTGACAGCCACCTCACTGCTGGgcacatttatctgtgctgttgtcCTGGGCATCTTCATCTATCATCGCAGAACACCTATAGTTCGCGCCAACAATTCTGAACTCAGTTTCCAGCTATTGCTGTCACTTAAgttatgtttcctctgctcattGCTGTTCATTGGACGACCCAGACTTTGGACATGCCAACTGAGACATGCAGCA tttgggatcagctttgtgctttgtgtctcatgtatcctggtgaaaaccatggtggttGTTGCTGTGTTCAAAGCCTCCAAGCCAGGAGGTGAAGCcagtctgaagtggtttggtgctgtgcagcagagaggaacagtTGTGGTTCTTACTTCTGTTCAAGCCACAGTCTGTACTGTTTGGCTTTTGTCTGCTTCACCAGCACctcataaaaacaccaaatatcACAATGACAAgatagtttatgagtgtgtagtTGGGTCCACAGttggttttgcagtgttactTGGTTATATTGGTTTACTGGCtatcctcagtttcctgttagcatttctagcaaggaatcttccagacagtttcaatgaggccaaactcatcactttcagcatgctgatcttctgtgctgtgtgggtggcaTTTGTCCCTGCTTATATCAGCTCACCaggcaaatatgcagatgcagtggaggtaTTTAGCATCCTGGCCTCCAGTTTTGGCCTCTTGGTGGCACTGTTTGGACCCAAATGTTACATAATcctgctgagaccagagagaaacacgAAGAAAGCTATCATGGGTCGGGGCATTGAATCATAA